From a single Planctomicrobium piriforme genomic region:
- a CDS encoding class I SAM-dependent methyltransferase: MTELRLQNVQQTPLITLSAKARESRLADSLLHDHFAAAAIERLDADLTRFQVWRDGMIGLAVRAKTLDDWTTEFLAAHSESVVLHLGCGLDSRILRVNPNPSVRWFDIDLPEVIQLRRSLYPSRVGQTLISASLTEPGHTWLSEVPSDRPTLIVAEGVFPYLTADDVQALLNALLAHLPSGELIFDAYSQLCLKLIGYHSSIRSTGAMLRWGIDDPHELETWNPRLRLVTDLTDHDPQQLARLSWPSRLLTRIPALKRLARLLRYSI, from the coding sequence ATGACGGAACTCCGCCTGCAGAACGTGCAGCAAACTCCTTTGATCACCCTCTCCGCCAAGGCCAGGGAGAGCCGACTCGCGGATTCACTGCTGCACGATCACTTCGCTGCCGCCGCCATTGAACGGCTCGATGCCGACCTCACCCGATTCCAGGTGTGGCGCGACGGCATGATCGGGCTCGCGGTGCGAGCAAAAACGCTCGATGACTGGACCACTGAATTCCTGGCTGCCCATTCCGAGTCCGTCGTGTTGCACCTGGGTTGCGGGCTCGACAGCCGCATTCTCAGAGTGAATCCGAATCCGTCCGTCCGCTGGTTCGACATCGACTTGCCGGAAGTCATTCAACTGCGAAGAAGCCTCTACCCGTCACGAGTGGGCCAGACGTTGATCTCTGCTTCGCTCACCGAACCAGGGCACACATGGCTGTCGGAAGTTCCGAGCGACAGACCGACCTTGATCGTCGCCGAAGGAGTGTTCCCCTATCTCACAGCAGATGACGTCCAGGCATTGCTGAATGCCTTGCTCGCTCATCTTCCCTCAGGCGAATTGATTTTCGATGCCTACAGCCAACTGTGTCTAAAACTGATCGGTTATCATTCTTCCATTCGCTCCACAGGAGCGATGTTACGCTGGGGGATTGATGACCCGCATGAACTGGAAACCTGGAACCCGCGTCTGCGACTCGTCACCGACCTCACCGATCATGACCCTCAACAACTGGCCCGCCTCTCCTGGCCCTCCCGACTACTTACCCGCATCCCCGCCCTGAAACGCCTCGCCCGACTCCTGCGATACAGTATCTGA